From a single Rubrobacter tropicus genomic region:
- a CDS encoding permease, with the protein MIADSVHEAARIGGFVGSSALKILPVFLLSVSLGVLVRALKLDGAIRRAFDARVGVAIVLATAVGAFSPFCSCTVVPLVAGLLVAGVPLAPVMAFWVASPTMDPEVFALSVGMIGWPLAVARLLATLFLSLGAGYLTLALARGGILRGKVLRRGAAEKYEEDDATDSGGCCESPAPREAVLVSVARKPAGGAEAATDEHRAWGAEPGEEACGTRGCGDDPNVGKSSGWWGQIVGSLRGLDRPRFAKEVLAQSWPLGRWLLLAFAIEALILFYVPQQTIAGVLGGESAFAVPIAALVGLPLYLNEFGALPIVAGLLDSGMSPGAAIAFLVAGPVTTIPAMAAVWGIVRPRVFALYVGVGLGGAVLMGLITDLLL; encoded by the coding sequence TTGATCGCAGATTCGGTACACGAGGCGGCGAGGATCGGCGGGTTCGTGGGCTCCTCCGCGCTCAAGATCCTGCCGGTGTTCCTGCTCAGCGTCTCGCTCGGGGTGCTGGTCCGGGCGCTCAAGCTCGACGGCGCGATCCGGAGGGCCTTCGACGCCAGGGTGGGCGTCGCCATAGTGCTCGCCACCGCGGTCGGGGCATTTAGTCCGTTCTGCTCGTGCACGGTGGTGCCGCTCGTGGCCGGGCTGCTCGTGGCGGGCGTGCCGCTGGCGCCGGTGATGGCCTTCTGGGTCGCGTCGCCCACGATGGACCCGGAGGTCTTCGCGCTCTCGGTCGGCATGATCGGGTGGCCCCTGGCCGTCGCGCGCCTCCTCGCCACGCTCTTTCTCAGCCTCGGGGCGGGCTACCTGACCCTCGCGCTCGCCCGCGGCGGGATCTTGCGCGGCAAGGTGCTGCGCCGGGGCGCGGCCGAGAAGTACGAGGAGGACGACGCGACCGACAGCGGGGGGTGCTGCGAGTCGCCCGCCCCCCGCGAGGCGGTCCTCGTGAGCGTGGCTAGGAAGCCCGCCGGCGGCGCGGAAGCGGCAACCGACGAACACCGCGCGTGGGGGGCGGAGCCGGGTGAGGAGGCGTGCGGGACCCGCGGCTGCGGGGACGACCCGAACGTCGGGAAATCGTCGGGATGGTGGGGGCAGATCGTCGGGAGCCTCCGCGGGCTCGACCGCCCCCGCTTCGCGAAGGAGGTGCTCGCGCAGAGCTGGCCCCTGGGCCGGTGGCTGCTCCTGGCCTTCGCCATCGAGGCGCTCATCCTCTTCTACGTCCCCCAGCAGACCATAGCCGGGGTCCTTGGGGGCGAGAGCGCCTTCGCCGTGCCGATCGCGGCCCTCGTGGGCCTGCCCCTCTACCTCAACGAGTTCGGGGCGCTGCCGATCGTCGCCGGCCTCCTGGACAGCGGCATGAGCCCGGGCGCGGCCATCGCCTTCCTCGTGGCCGGCCCGGTCACCACCATCCCGGCGATGGCCGCCGTGTGGGGCATCGTCAGGCCGCGCGTGTTCGCCCTCTACGTCGGCGTGGGACTGGGCGGGGCGGTGCTCATGGGCCTAATCACGGACCTCCTCCTCTGA
- a CDS encoding ArsR/SmtB family transcription factor, with product MDTDKAANAMDALGAPVRLGIYRMLVRAGADGMTIGRIQQRTGIPRSTLSHHLHRLIGAGLVSSEKVGTSLVCRADYRAMDDLVAFLSDECCVEESGRSDAVA from the coding sequence ATGGACACCGACAAAGCCGCCAACGCGATGGACGCCCTTGGGGCGCCCGTGAGGCTCGGGATCTACCGGATGCTCGTGCGGGCGGGCGCGGACGGGATGACCATAGGCCGCATCCAGCAGAGGACCGGCATCCCCCGATCCACGCTGTCCCACCACCTGCACCGCCTGATCGGCGCCGGGCTGGTCTCCTCGGAGAAGGTCGGCACCAGCCTCGTCTGCCGCGCCGACTACCGCGCCATGGACGACCTCGTGGCCTTCCTCTCCGACGAGTGCTGCGTCGAGGAAAGCGGCCGAAGCGACGCCGTCGCCTGA